In Fibrobacter sp. UWB15, a genomic segment contains:
- the metK gene encoding methionine adenosyltransferase translates to MAHYLFTSESVSKGHPDKVCDQISDAILDACLAQDPNSRVACETLANTGLVVISGEITTKAVIDYQQIARKTIKSIGYVNPELAFDYKGCSVLVAVDKQSPDIAQGVDAKAAEGKEDDKQGAGDQGMMFGYAVNETKELMPLPISLAHKLMEEIQNLRESGKIKWLRPDAKSQVTVEYDENDKPVRVDTVVVSTQHDEFVNGKELKHSTIEKEIIEKLIKKVIPAKLLDKKTRFLINPTGKFVIGGPHGDCGLTGRKIIVDTYGGMGRHGGGAFSGKDPSKVDRSAAYAARYVAKNIVAAGLADRCEVQLAYAIGYSKPVSVLVNTFKTGKIDDRKIEEIVKKTFDLSPAGIVKMLDLKKPGYQATAALGHFGRTGARFTWEKTDKAATLKKAARV, encoded by the coding sequence ATGGCACATTATCTCTTTACTTCTGAATCGGTGTCCAAGGGACACCCCGACAAAGTTTGCGACCAGATCTCGGATGCAATTCTCGACGCCTGCCTCGCCCAAGACCCGAATAGCCGCGTGGCTTGCGAAACGCTCGCCAACACCGGTCTCGTCGTGATTTCTGGCGAAATTACCACTAAAGCAGTTATCGATTACCAACAAATTGCACGCAAGACTATTAAGAGCATCGGTTACGTGAATCCGGAACTTGCTTTTGATTATAAGGGCTGCTCCGTGCTCGTTGCAGTGGACAAGCAGTCGCCCGATATCGCTCAGGGTGTTGACGCCAAGGCGGCCGAAGGCAAGGAAGATGACAAGCAGGGCGCAGGCGATCAAGGCATGATGTTCGGTTACGCCGTGAACGAAACCAAGGAATTGATGCCGCTTCCGATTAGCCTTGCTCACAAGCTCATGGAAGAAATCCAGAACCTCCGCGAATCCGGCAAAATCAAGTGGCTTCGCCCCGACGCAAAATCTCAGGTGACTGTCGAATACGACGAAAACGATAAGCCCGTGCGCGTCGATACCGTGGTGGTCAGCACCCAGCACGATGAATTCGTGAACGGCAAGGAACTCAAGCATTCTACCATCGAAAAGGAAATCATCGAAAAGCTTATCAAGAAGGTGATTCCCGCAAAGCTTTTGGACAAGAAGACTCGCTTCCTCATCAATCCGACGGGTAAATTCGTGATTGGAGGCCCGCACGGTGACTGCGGCCTGACGGGTCGTAAAATTATCGTGGACACCTACGGTGGCATGGGCCGTCACGGTGGTGGCGCTTTCAGCGGCAAGGACCCGAGTAAGGTCGACCGCAGCGCCGCTTATGCTGCTCGCTATGTGGCAAAGAATATTGTGGCAGCTGGTCTTGCAGACCGTTGCGAAGTGCAGCTTGCCTACGCTATCGGTTATTCCAAGCCGGTGTCCGTGCTGGTGAATACGTTCAAGACTGGCAAGATTGATGACCGCAAGATTGAAGAAATCGTGAAGAAGACCTTCGACCTTTCTCCGGCAGGCATCGTGAAGATGCTTGACTTGAAGAAGCCCGGCTACCAGGCAACTGCCGCGCTCGGCCATTTCGGCCGCACCGGCGCTCGCTTCACCTGGGAAAAGACGGACAAGGCTGCAACTTTAAAAAAAGCCGCTCGCGTCTAG
- a CDS encoding 50S ribosomal protein L11 methyltransferase, whose translation MSILVDVKKYLALEEAPKHVQDYLSVAVTDHAYLPKTEDITSDWVAYIAAPAFKLIRENLGHDVEAFASIGTGSGIDVLTGIELLGAKRVGFTDLLESVVDAAAENIRKNLKNADSIELEFGAGDLLQPLENGKRRYDVIYENLPNVPLTDNTKIEDKRNSGHYLEKRVEVIPEFVHEQMLDLHYLALKQARDYLADKGAVYSTLGGRVPLSALIKLGELAGLSSEIFTYSWKVQAEPEDVISGYAAQEKAGLGPFRFYRASDLQKAFADISVKESGKNAFEIEKSLESSKLTAKEAYEAFLKGEVIGHTVAVLKSSVK comes from the coding sequence ATGAGTATTTTAGTTGATGTTAAAAAGTATCTGGCTTTAGAAGAAGCACCGAAACATGTTCAAGATTACCTTTCCGTGGCTGTAACGGATCACGCCTATTTGCCAAAGACCGAAGATATTACTAGCGATTGGGTGGCCTACATTGCGGCACCCGCTTTCAAGCTGATTCGCGAAAACTTGGGGCACGACGTGGAAGCTTTCGCTTCAATCGGTACGGGCTCCGGTATCGATGTCTTGACGGGCATTGAACTTTTGGGTGCCAAGCGCGTAGGTTTTACCGACTTGCTGGAAAGCGTGGTGGATGCCGCCGCTGAAAACATCAGGAAAAATTTGAAGAATGCAGATTCAATTGAATTGGAATTCGGTGCAGGCGACCTTCTACAACCTCTTGAAAATGGCAAGCGCCGTTACGACGTGATTTACGAGAACCTGCCCAATGTCCCGTTAACGGACAACACCAAGATTGAAGACAAACGAAACAGCGGCCATTACCTGGAAAAGCGCGTCGAAGTGATTCCAGAATTCGTGCACGAACAGATGCTGGATTTGCATTATCTGGCACTCAAGCAGGCACGCGATTACTTGGCTGACAAGGGTGCCGTTTATTCAACACTCGGTGGCCGCGTACCTCTCAGCGCACTTATCAAGCTCGGTGAACTGGCAGGGCTTTCTTCTGAAATTTTCACTTACTCCTGGAAGGTGCAGGCGGAACCCGAAGACGTGATTTCGGGCTACGCTGCACAAGAAAAGGCGGGCCTCGGGCCGTTCCGATTCTACCGCGCGAGCGACTTGCAAAAAGCATTCGCCGATATTTCGGTGAAAGAATCCGGCAAGAACGCTTTCGAAATCGAAAAGTCGCTGGAATCTTCGAAACTTACTGCTAAAGAAGCTTACGAAGCATTCCTAAAGGGCGAAGTGATCGGCCACACCGTTGCCGTGTTGAAATCCAGTGTGAAGTAA
- a CDS encoding dimethylsulfonioproprionate lyase family protein: protein MQDFIARLIEESKRFLNERAQIDDDIGQEAAKFVAREIPAPSGTFEKSDSPLIRWIEDSAKHGSSETANLLKALKPALPFLPWKYNYEPRADMPDLGNRMGWGEILGPEAPYHDEHFCFGFTLLGKNTLYPAHYHPATELYVVLSGLAVWTLDGVSKVRGPGEFILHPSNHVHSMQTKDEPLLALYTWSGEDVVTLSKYV, encoded by the coding sequence ATGCAAGATTTTATCGCCCGTTTAATTGAAGAATCGAAGCGATTTCTGAATGAACGCGCCCAAATTGACGATGATATCGGTCAAGAGGCAGCCAAGTTTGTAGCGCGTGAAATCCCTGCCCCGAGTGGGACTTTCGAAAAAAGCGATTCTCCGTTGATTCGCTGGATTGAAGACTCCGCAAAACACGGAAGTTCAGAGACTGCAAATTTGCTGAAAGCGTTAAAGCCAGCACTCCCTTTTTTGCCATGGAAGTATAATTACGAGCCTCGCGCCGATATGCCTGATTTAGGAAACCGTATGGGCTGGGGAGAAATCCTCGGGCCCGAAGCGCCGTATCACGACGAGCATTTTTGTTTCGGGTTTACGCTTCTCGGAAAGAATACCTTGTATCCGGCGCATTATCACCCCGCCACGGAACTTTATGTGGTGCTTTCGGGCCTTGCCGTTTGGACATTAGACGGCGTTTCAAAAGTCCGCGGTCCCGGAGAATTTATTCTACACCCCTCGAACCACGTCCATTCCATGCAAACAAAAGACGAGCCGTTGCTCGCGCTTTACACGTGGAGCGGTGAAGATGTTGTGACGCTCTCGAAGTACGTGTGA
- a CDS encoding HesA/MoeB/ThiF family protein, translating to MVFTNEQLERYSRHIILKNVGVKGQKKLLNAKVLVIGAGGLGAPVAMYLAAAGVGTIGIADADVVDLSNLQRQIIHATQDVGKPKVQSAKETMEAMNPDVNVIAYHTFVTSENILDLIKDYNFIIDGTDNFPAKFLINDACVMAKKPFSHAGIVGFQGQLMTYVPEQGPCYRCIFEEPPPKGSVPTCKEAGVIGAIAGVIGSLQAMEAIKYILGVGNLLTGYLLTYNALTAEFRKVKLPSHNDDCAVCGTHPTITKLIDYEQAECDLKR from the coding sequence ATGGTTTTTACCAACGAACAATTGGAACGCTATTCGCGCCACATCATTCTTAAAAATGTCGGCGTAAAGGGCCAAAAGAAGCTCTTGAATGCGAAGGTACTCGTCATTGGTGCGGGCGGCCTTGGCGCGCCAGTGGCCATGTACCTTGCCGCCGCCGGCGTGGGCACGATCGGTATTGCCGATGCCGATGTGGTTGACCTTTCAAATTTACAACGTCAGATAATACACGCCACGCAAGATGTGGGTAAGCCCAAGGTGCAATCCGCGAAAGAAACCATGGAAGCGATGAATCCTGACGTGAATGTAATCGCTTACCATACTTTCGTAACGAGCGAAAACATTCTCGACCTCATTAAGGATTACAATTTCATTATTGATGGAACCGATAATTTCCCGGCGAAGTTCCTGATTAATGATGCTTGCGTCATGGCGAAGAAGCCTTTTTCTCATGCAGGTATTGTCGGATTTCAGGGGCAGCTGATGACATACGTGCCGGAGCAGGGGCCTTGCTACCGCTGCATTTTCGAGGAACCGCCCCCGAAAGGTTCTGTGCCGACTTGCAAAGAGGCGGGCGTGATTGGGGCAATCGCAGGCGTCATCGGAAGTTTGCAGGCAATGGAAGCAATCAAGTATATTCTTGGAGTGGGTAATTTACTTACGGGTTACCTACTCACCTACAACGCACTCACGGCGGAATTCCGCAAGGTAAAACTCCCGAGTCATAACGATGACTGCGCCGTTTGCGGAACTCACCCAACTATCACCAAGCTAATTGACTATGAACAGGCTGAGTGCGATTTAAAACGTTAA
- a CDS encoding PLP-dependent aminotransferase family protein, which translates to MFTYDMSKAGANSLYHYLYQCIKKDIVSGNVLAEEQLPSKRNLAQNLGISVVTVENAYAQLLAEGYIYSLPKKGFFVVDINAAANAQVHRNRKKPRTRRIHAELSDESEHVNPKYIADFASNGADIEAFPFTTWAKITREVLCERQNDLLQVSPGMGALELRRAIARMLREFRNIQVSPEQIVIGAGTDYLYGLLVQLLGFDKCYGVEDPGWSKISKLYSQYGVKVCHIPIAAESFVDSVKKSDVDVVHISPAHHFPTGMVMPVGERYRLLSWAAESPNRYIVEDDYDSEFRMTGKPIPALQNIDVTEKVIYLNTFSKTMTSAIRLSYMVLPPHLAEKFHNKLSFYSCTVSNLDQYVMAKFIDLGYYETHINRMRNLYRAKRDMLLSAIRKSRLSNVARIYEEDAGLHFILEVNTKCSDIEFCNRARFRGVNIRALSEYYFEAKPSQHKFVVNYSSVDRASMQKAVQILASLCN; encoded by the coding sequence ATGTTCACTTACGATATGTCCAAGGCGGGAGCAAATAGCCTCTACCATTACCTTTATCAATGCATCAAAAAAGATATCGTAAGCGGAAACGTCCTTGCCGAAGAACAACTCCCTTCCAAACGCAACCTCGCGCAGAATCTCGGCATTAGCGTCGTGACGGTTGAAAATGCTTATGCACAGCTCCTCGCCGAAGGCTACATTTATTCGCTCCCTAAAAAAGGCTTCTTTGTTGTAGACATAAATGCCGCGGCTAATGCGCAAGTCCATCGGAACCGCAAGAAACCCCGCACGCGCAGAATCCACGCAGAACTCTCCGACGAATCAGAACATGTCAACCCGAAATATATCGCCGACTTCGCAAGCAATGGCGCCGACATCGAGGCATTCCCCTTTACCACTTGGGCAAAAATCACTCGGGAGGTCCTTTGCGAAAGGCAAAATGATTTGTTGCAAGTTTCTCCGGGAATGGGCGCGCTAGAACTTCGCCGAGCCATTGCCCGCATGCTCCGCGAATTCAGAAATATCCAGGTGTCGCCAGAACAGATTGTCATTGGCGCCGGAACCGATTACCTTTATGGCTTGCTAGTACAATTGCTCGGATTTGACAAGTGCTATGGCGTAGAAGACCCGGGATGGAGTAAAATATCAAAACTGTATAGCCAATACGGCGTCAAGGTGTGTCATATTCCCATTGCGGCAGAAAGTTTTGTAGACTCCGTCAAGAAATCTGACGTTGATGTCGTTCATATTTCGCCGGCGCACCATTTTCCGACCGGGATGGTGATGCCTGTCGGCGAACGCTATCGCCTGCTCAGTTGGGCTGCCGAATCTCCCAATCGCTACATCGTCGAAGATGACTATGACAGCGAATTCCGCATGACCGGAAAGCCCATCCCCGCACTACAGAACATCGATGTTACCGAGAAGGTGATTTACCTGAACACCTTTTCGAAGACGATGACTTCTGCGATTCGCCTCAGTTATATGGTGCTCCCGCCACATCTTGCCGAGAAATTCCATAATAAACTTTCGTTCTATTCGTGTACGGTTTCGAACCTGGATCAGTATGTAATGGCAAAATTCATCGATCTCGGTTACTACGAAACTCATATCAACCGCATGCGCAATCTGTACCGGGCCAAGCGTGATATGCTCCTGTCGGCTATCCGCAAGAGCAGGCTTTCGAATGTCGCCCGAATTTACGAAGAAGATGCTGGCCTCCACTTTATCTTGGAAGTGAACACGAAATGTTCCGATATAGAATTCTGCAACCGCGCCCGATTTCGCGGGGTAAACATCCGCGCCCTTTCGGAGTATTATTTTGAGGCGAAGCCATCGCAGCACAAGTTTGTCGTGAACTACTCGTCGGTAGATAGAGCGAGCATGCAAAAAGCAGTGCAGATACTCGCGAGCCTGTGCAACTAA
- the pdxS gene encoding pyridoxal 5'-phosphate synthase lyase subunit PdxS, whose product MSDQNRYELNKNLAQMLKGGVIMDVTTPEQAKIAEAAGAAAVMALERIPADIRAAGGVSRMSDPKMIKGIQDAVSIPVMAKCRIGHFAEAQILQAIEIDYIDESEVLSPADDIFHINKRDFDVPFVCGAKDLGEALRRIEEGASMIRTKGEPGTGDIVQAVRHMRLMNQEIARISSMREDELFNRAKELQVSYDLVRFVHDHKKLPVVNFAAGGVATPADAALMMQLGAEGVFVGSGIFKSGNPAKRAAAIVQAVTNYTDAKLIAKLSEDLGEAMVGINEQEIALLMAERGK is encoded by the coding sequence ATGTCTGACCAGAACCGTTACGAACTCAACAAGAACCTTGCCCAGATGCTCAAGGGTGGCGTGATTATGGATGTGACAACCCCTGAACAGGCCAAAATCGCCGAAGCCGCAGGTGCCGCCGCCGTGATGGCCCTGGAACGCATTCCTGCCGACATCCGTGCCGCGGGCGGTGTATCGCGCATGAGCGACCCCAAGATGATCAAGGGCATTCAGGATGCCGTCTCTATCCCGGTCATGGCCAAATGCCGTATCGGTCATTTTGCCGAAGCGCAGATTTTGCAGGCTATCGAGATTGACTACATTGACGAAAGCGAAGTGCTTTCTCCTGCCGACGATATTTTCCACATCAACAAGCGCGATTTCGACGTACCGTTCGTGTGCGGCGCGAAGGATTTGGGCGAAGCGCTGCGCCGTATCGAAGAAGGCGCGTCGATGATCCGTACCAAGGGCGAGCCGGGTACGGGCGACATCGTCCAGGCCGTACGACACATGCGCCTGATGAACCAGGAAATCGCCCGCATCTCGAGTATGCGCGAAGACGAGCTCTTTAACCGAGCCAAGGAACTCCAGGTGTCGTACGATCTGGTGCGCTTCGTTCACGACCACAAGAAACTCCCCGTAGTGAACTTCGCTGCCGGTGGTGTTGCCACCCCCGCCGATGCCGCCCTCATGATGCAACTCGGTGCCGAAGGCGTTTTCGTAGGCTCCGGAATCTTCAAGTCGGGCAACCCCGCCAAGCGTGCCGCCGCCATTGTACAGGCAGTTACCAATTACACCGATGCAAAGCTTATCGCCAAGCTTTCTGAAGACTTGGGCGAAGCCATGGTCGGTATCAACGAACAGGAAATCGCGTTGCTGATGGCCGAAAGGGGAAAGTAA
- the pdxT gene encoding pyridoxal 5'-phosphate synthase glutaminase subunit PdxT: MGINKPQIGVLAVQGAFIEHERILQSLGAEVFEIRQLRDLDRHLDGLVLPGGESTVQGKLLHDLGLFEPLRKKIVEGLPVLATCAGAILLAEKIAGENKAHFATLPAIIRRNAYGRQLGSFFTENEVAHIGKVPQTFIRAPFFESVSEGVEILSHTASANTADAPEQIVAVRYKNQIALSFHPELNSDTSIHRYFLKLVQS, from the coding sequence ATGGGAATTAACAAACCGCAAATTGGCGTACTCGCGGTGCAGGGGGCGTTCATCGAACATGAACGCATTCTGCAATCGCTCGGCGCCGAAGTATTTGAAATCAGGCAGTTACGCGACCTTGACCGCCATTTAGACGGTCTCGTACTCCCCGGTGGAGAAAGTACCGTGCAAGGGAAGCTGCTCCACGACTTGGGACTTTTCGAGCCTCTTCGTAAAAAGATTGTCGAAGGCCTGCCCGTACTCGCAACATGTGCCGGCGCAATCCTCCTTGCCGAAAAAATTGCAGGCGAAAACAAGGCGCATTTCGCAACACTCCCCGCCATTATTCGCAGGAATGCTTACGGAAGGCAGCTCGGCAGCTTCTTTACGGAAAACGAAGTCGCTCACATCGGAAAAGTGCCGCAGACCTTTATTCGCGCGCCCTTCTTTGAATCGGTCAGCGAAGGCGTCGAAATCCTTTCGCATACGGCAAGTGCGAATACTGCAGATGCTCCCGAGCAAATCGTTGCCGTTCGCTACAAGAACCAGATTGCACTTTCGTTTCACCCGGAACTCAATAGCGACACGAGCATTCACCGGTATTTTTTGAAGCTAGTACAGAGTTGA
- a CDS encoding PA14 domain-containing protein, which translates to MKNTLKYFLGVILLFSVCAWSKASDILIVVDDEMIKDNEIKNAIDTYTDDIWNTYQVNATIVPFKSQKNGGKATDLKEILVSKKDSITGAIFVGDIPRAQFEFYQKTQEGFRYQRWVTDLYFMDLDGVWKDTAAGGPEAYGGKLFETTTTTLNFDVRDGSPIPGKVPADSFSIAYSGYIKSPVTALCSLQLTTDNDRRLWINDSLLIDAWFNNWDIPYYSAFQFKKDSLYKFKLNYAEEYGAAYLTLKWKCGNNASYMPIPDSVWRQNDKSTRGLNQTFYGNIFMIDSLPEEDIKHLWISGKSNGVFDGHYSKSGAVSDSFEIWVSRIDPNTAGFYGNPKTLLLNYFEKIHNYYLGLFKKATRSAMFLTEEGGLNNPLDQKFVDGLSLLYSPDSLDKSIADGQEYLDNIKSDKYDWALYGGHGGQTGLGNGLDITQVERNMCVSPRFFHFACCGPLTCYDFYGNANSASVGSEHIFNTINGGFVSIGSSKTSGSDQMDGFMYYAFEHKFIGESFREWVNERVKRNQYGHKEDLYDWFYGESIIGDPMQKLEVPEQKTIRIHKVKAQRMPQKNGKLYDLLGRIKGFLNIQ; encoded by the coding sequence ATGAAAAATACACTTAAATACTTTTTGGGGGTAATTCTCCTATTTTCTGTTTGCGCATGGAGCAAAGCATCTGATATCCTCATCGTCGTTGACGACGAAATGATAAAAGACAACGAAATCAAGAATGCCATAGACACCTATACGGATGACATCTGGAATACTTATCAAGTAAACGCTACTATCGTGCCTTTCAAATCCCAGAAGAACGGCGGGAAAGCCACCGACCTAAAAGAAATACTCGTAAGCAAGAAGGATTCCATCACGGGCGCCATCTTTGTTGGAGACATTCCTCGAGCTCAATTTGAATTCTACCAGAAAACACAAGAAGGATTCCGGTACCAGCGCTGGGTAACAGACCTTTACTTCATGGACCTTGACGGTGTTTGGAAAGACACTGCTGCCGGAGGCCCCGAAGCCTATGGCGGAAAGTTGTTTGAAACCACCACGACAACATTAAACTTTGATGTACGCGATGGTTCTCCGATACCAGGGAAAGTACCGGCGGATAGTTTTTCAATTGCATATTCCGGATACATAAAATCTCCAGTCACCGCACTTTGTTCCCTGCAACTTACCACGGATAACGACAGGCGCCTTTGGATTAACGATTCCCTGCTCATTGATGCATGGTTCAACAACTGGGACATTCCATATTACAGCGCTTTTCAATTCAAGAAAGACAGTCTCTACAAATTCAAACTAAACTATGCAGAGGAATATGGCGCCGCTTATCTGACACTAAAATGGAAATGCGGGAATAATGCCTCCTATATGCCAATCCCTGATTCCGTTTGGCGTCAAAATGACAAGAGCACACGCGGTCTCAACCAAACCTTTTACGGAAATATTTTCATGATAGATTCGCTCCCCGAAGAAGACATAAAGCACCTTTGGATTTCTGGAAAATCCAATGGAGTTTTTGACGGGCACTATTCCAAAAGTGGCGCAGTTTCTGATTCTTTTGAAATATGGGTTTCTCGAATTGACCCCAACACGGCAGGTTTCTACGGTAACCCCAAAACACTTTTATTGAACTATTTCGAGAAAATTCACAACTACTATCTCGGTTTGTTCAAGAAAGCTACGCGTAGTGCCATGTTCCTAACTGAGGAAGGAGGCCTAAACAATCCTCTAGACCAGAAATTCGTTGATGGCTTGAGCCTTCTTTATTCCCCAGACTCCCTTGATAAGTCTATCGCTGACGGGCAGGAATATCTAGACAACATAAAATCAGATAAGTATGATTGGGCCCTTTATGGTGGGCACGGAGGCCAAACTGGCCTTGGAAACGGACTGGATATAACACAAGTGGAAAGGAACATGTGCGTTTCACCGAGATTCTTCCACTTTGCCTGCTGTGGTCCACTTACCTGCTATGATTTCTACGGCAACGCCAATAGTGCCTCTGTTGGAAGCGAGCATATCTTTAACACGATTAACGGCGGTTTTGTAAGTATCGGTTCGTCCAAAACCAGTGGAAGCGACCAAATGGATGGTTTCATGTACTACGCCTTTGAGCACAAGTTCATTGGCGAATCGTTCCGGGAATGGGTAAACGAAAGGGTGAAAAGGAACCAGTATGGCCACAAGGAAGACCTTTACGATTGGTTCTATGGAGAATCGATTATCGGAGATCCGATGCAAAAACTGGAAGTGCCGGAACAAAAAACGATTCGCATCCATAAAGTCAAAGCACAACGGATGCCACAAAAAAACGGCAAACTGTACGACCTTTTAGGAAGAATCAAAGGCTTTTTAAACATCCAGTAA
- a CDS encoding FISUMP domain-containing protein yields the protein MKKKFLCLSILLSALFFTFGCGEGDSSTAQVEDEPSSSSEAEDGDGQDNSSGSSKSSSSTTDGSSSSKSKVKTRPDKVEFEQGTFVDERDGQEYKYVTIGNQTWMAENLNYKIEPGSWCVEEGEKGCKKFGRAYTWAAVLDTANSGCNPNKQCEYPFQGACPKGWHVPILDEWDTLVSVTSQKRKDDDSYKGVAYLYLAKENCYYCGSDDYGFSIRTNKDSLSRLIQFYTSNNFNYENVHYIYGYRRGVYVDIDLYDIDVNGVDRSSTAPKMVRCVKDEIDRPDIKNPKTVKSTAEGCEDAVWQPRVQPCNDGTTDNCVYEGGGVKIGDKVWKKGAVNTTPYYNGATCGDGWYVADSLDWENLFKDVGGKCFASLMLKSSSGWDAGNGINAYGLNITPTGHYDVWVDYEKKTARLDNREFNGERTDAGFFVYAENNSYRNVFAFNTTQNVYWSSRTSTSANLLCIKGYREDEKADPEKEVFINPDFDYGEFTDPRDKQVYKTTIIGQQKWMAQNLRYETEKSKTVEARKYGQHYTYEDALEVCPDGWHLPSQAEFDTLIYIGAKDYKSRRLLSKDESSYYSDETGFSMGLIASEDYSRPHYTASFWSSTKITDTTAAMLYAYKNSSDTLYTTEARMRVHKSVRCVNDTAFTYGYTGKYETLEDARDGHTYKAVEIGGATWMVENLNFKTDSSYCQLDSCDVYGRHYKYPFTSEEGGDLCPDGWHISTTADWEKLLASTYDKDSTSVGLKNPFAWPMKVQGNNAYGFNALPNGCYNDYDFGSPRTVACFGVENSDAEDETGYYYNMSGNKVMRDTISAGDYFGIRCVKNP from the coding sequence ATGAAGAAAAAATTCCTCTGTTTAAGCATATTGCTTTCTGCCCTGTTTTTTACGTTCGGGTGCGGAGAAGGCGATTCGTCAACCGCTCAAGTTGAAGATGAGCCCTCCTCTTCATCGGAAGCAGAGGATGGTGACGGCCAGGACAATAGTAGCGGTAGCTCAAAAAGCAGTTCTTCTACGACGGATGGTTCTTCGTCCAGTAAGTCCAAGGTAAAGACTAGGCCTGATAAGGTTGAGTTTGAGCAAGGAACCTTCGTTGATGAGCGTGATGGTCAGGAATATAAATATGTAACCATCGGGAACCAAACCTGGATGGCTGAAAACCTGAACTACAAAATTGAACCGGGAAGTTGGTGTGTTGAGGAAGGTGAAAAAGGCTGCAAAAAATTCGGAAGAGCCTATACGTGGGCGGCGGTTTTGGATACAGCCAATAGCGGTTGTAATCCTAATAAACAATGCGAATACCCGTTCCAGGGGGCATGCCCCAAGGGGTGGCATGTTCCGATTCTCGATGAATGGGATACCCTTGTTTCGGTAACATCCCAAAAAAGGAAAGATGACGATTCTTATAAAGGTGTCGCTTACCTTTACTTGGCCAAGGAAAACTGCTATTACTGCGGGTCGGACGATTATGGATTTTCTATTAGGACAAACAAGGATTCCTTGTCCCGTTTGATTCAGTTCTATACCTCGAATAACTTCAATTATGAAAACGTACATTATATATATGGCTATAGGCGCGGCGTTTATGTTGATATCGATTTGTACGACATTGATGTCAATGGCGTAGACAGATCTTCTACAGCTCCGAAAATGGTTCGCTGCGTCAAAGATGAGATTGACCGCCCCGATATTAAAAACCCTAAAACCGTGAAATCGACTGCAGAGGGTTGTGAAGATGCGGTATGGCAGCCAAGAGTTCAACCTTGTAACGACGGAACAACGGATAATTGTGTCTATGAAGGTGGCGGTGTGAAAATCGGGGATAAAGTCTGGAAAAAGGGCGCTGTCAACACGACTCCGTATTACAATGGTGCTACATGTGGTGATGGTTGGTATGTGGCCGACAGTCTTGATTGGGAAAATCTTTTTAAGGACGTTGGCGGAAAGTGCTTTGCCTCGCTCATGCTGAAATCATCATCAGGGTGGGATGCCGGAAACGGAATAAACGCCTATGGACTGAACATCACGCCTACTGGACACTACGATGTGTGGGTAGACTATGAAAAGAAAACCGCTCGCCTTGACAACCGTGAATTCAATGGAGAAAGGACTGATGCCGGCTTCTTTGTGTATGCCGAAAACAACAGCTATCGCAATGTATTTGCTTTCAATACGACGCAGAATGTTTATTGGAGCAGCAGAACTTCTACTTCTGCAAACCTTCTTTGCATCAAGGGGTACAGGGAAGATGAAAAGGCGGACCCCGAAAAAGAAGTCTTCATCAATCCTGACTTTGATTATGGGGAATTTACCGACCCGCGAGACAAGCAAGTCTATAAGACAACCATTATCGGGCAACAGAAGTGGATGGCGCAGAACCTCCGCTACGAAACCGAGAAGAGCAAAACTGTAGAAGCAAGGAAATACGGACAACATTATACTTACGAAGATGCTCTTGAGGTATGCCCTGACGGCTGGCATCTGCCTTCTCAGGCGGAATTTGACACCTTGATTTATATCGGTGCAAAAGATTACAAGAGCAGAAGGCTCCTGAGTAAGGATGAATCTTCGTACTATAGCGATGAGACGGGATTTTCGATGGGGCTTATTGCAAGTGAAGACTATTCCCGCCCGCATTATACCGCTTCATTCTGGTCAAGCACGAAGATTACGGACACGACGGCGGCCATGTTGTACGCCTATAAGAATTCTTCGGATACCCTGTATACAACTGAAGCAAGAATGAGGGTACACAAGAGTGTCCGTTGCGTTAATGATACCGCTTTTACTTACGGTTATACGGGCAAGTACGAAACCCTCGAAGATGCCCGTGATGGTCATACTTACAAGGCAGTAGAAATCGGTGGCGCAACCTGGATGGTTGAAAACTTGAATTTCAAAACAGACAGTAGTTACTGCCAGCTGGATTCGTGCGATGTTTATGGAAGACATTATAAATATCCGTTCACATCGGAAGAAGGCGGGGACTTGTGCCCCGATGGCTGGCATATTTCCACAACGGCTGATTGGGAAAAATTGCTGGCAAGTACGTATGACAAGGATTCGACCTCGGTTGGCTTGAAGAATCCCTTTGCTTGGCCGATGAAGGTTCAAGGGAACAATGCGTACGGTTTCAACGCCTTGCCAAACGGATGCTACAATGATTATGACTTCGGCTCGCCCCGCACGGTAGCCTGCTTTGGCGTCGAGAACTCCGATGCAGAAGACGAAACCGGATATTACTACAACATGTCTGGAAATAAAGTCATGCGAGATACGATTAGCGCGGGCGATTATTTTGGAATACGTTGCGTCAAAAATCCGTAA